From the Micromonospora lupini genome, one window contains:
- the urtD gene encoding urea ABC transporter ATP-binding protein UrtD, protein MSERTERSEGRERMPSQHGMSERTERSEGRERMPSRHGMSGERLDGLSVRDVRVSFDGFTAVDGVSLEVPAGDIRFLIGPNGAGKTTLVDAITGLVRATGSVRFGDQELLGRPVHRISRLGIGRTFQTSTIFEELSVLQNLDIAAGARRSWVTLARRRRGIPDEVAAALETIGLTGRADQLAGTLAHGQKQWLEIGMLLVQDARLLLLDEPVAGMSHEERDATGALLETVSRDRTVVVIEHDMDFLRRFARSVTVLHAGRVLSEGTVAQVQADPRVQEVYLGHPVDAGSAPSGLEA, encoded by the coding sequence ATGAGCGAACGCACCGAGCGCAGCGAGGGCCGTGAGCGCATGCCCAGCCAGCACGGCATGAGCGAACGCACCGAGCGCAGCGAGGGCCGTGAGCGCATGCCCAGCCGGCACGGCATGAGCGGCGAACGGCTGGACGGCCTGTCCGTCCGTGACGTGCGGGTCAGCTTCGACGGTTTCACCGCCGTCGACGGCGTCTCGCTTGAGGTGCCGGCCGGCGACATCCGGTTCCTGATCGGCCCGAACGGCGCCGGGAAGACGACACTCGTCGACGCGATCACCGGCCTGGTGCGGGCCACCGGCTCGGTGCGGTTCGGTGACCAGGAGTTGCTCGGTCGGCCGGTGCACCGGATCAGCAGGCTCGGCATCGGGCGGACCTTCCAGACGTCGACGATCTTCGAGGAGCTGTCGGTTCTGCAGAACCTCGACATCGCGGCCGGTGCCCGGCGCAGCTGGGTGACCCTGGCCCGACGTCGGCGCGGGATCCCCGACGAGGTGGCGGCGGCGTTGGAGACCATCGGCCTGACCGGGCGGGCCGACCAGCTCGCCGGGACGCTCGCGCACGGCCAGAAGCAGTGGCTGGAAATCGGCATGCTGCTGGTGCAGGACGCGCGGCTGCTGCTGCTCGACGAGCCGGTCGCCGGGATGAGCCACGAGGAGCGCGACGCGACCGGGGCGCTGCTGGAGACGGTGAGCCGGGACCGCACGGTGGTGGTGATCGAGCATGACATGGACTTCCTGCGTCGGTTCGCGCGCAGCGTCACGGTGCTGCACGCCGGTCGGGTGCTCAGTGAGGGCACGGTGGCGCAGGTCCAGGCGGACCCGCGCGTGCAGGAGGTCTACCTTGGCCACCCGGTCGACGCCGGGTCGGCCCCCAGCGGTCTGGAGGCATGA
- the urtC gene encoding urea ABC transporter permease subunit UrtC has product MTAVTPAPPSAATAPASASAGAAPPSRSGGRSRLRTVAGFAFGAALLFAVAPLLLSDFRLALLAKYLCVAMVAVGIGIAWGRGGMLTLGQGVFFGLGGYAMAMHLKLADAGPGGMPDFMQLYGQLDELPLWWRPFASPWFALPATVLLPMAVAFGLGSLVFRRRVRGAYFAILSQALAAAMVILLIGQQGTTGGTNGLTDIKGFFGYDLDDPVNQRMVYFIIAGVLLALLALTRQLIQSRYGELLVAVRDGEERVRFLGYDPASVKLVAYVVAAGMAGLAGALFVPAVGIISPALIGIVPSIEFVIGVAVGGRATLLGPVLGAVAVAWARTALSERFPGTWTYLQGLLFVVVVAFLPGGLASLWALTRRRDAGAQPARRGWLPLGRRRAERTEVPAA; this is encoded by the coding sequence ATGACCGCCGTGACGCCCGCGCCTCCGAGCGCCGCCACCGCACCGGCCTCGGCCTCGGCCGGCGCCGCGCCCCCGAGCCGGTCCGGCGGCCGCTCGCGGCTGCGGACGGTGGCCGGCTTCGCGTTCGGCGCGGCGCTGCTGTTCGCCGTGGCGCCGCTGCTGCTGTCGGACTTCCGGCTGGCGTTGCTCGCCAAGTACCTCTGCGTCGCCATGGTCGCGGTCGGCATCGGGATCGCCTGGGGCCGGGGCGGCATGCTCACCCTCGGCCAGGGTGTCTTCTTCGGCCTGGGCGGCTACGCGATGGCCATGCACCTCAAGCTCGCCGACGCGGGTCCCGGTGGGATGCCCGACTTCATGCAGCTGTACGGGCAGCTCGACGAGTTGCCGCTGTGGTGGCGGCCGTTCGCCAGCCCCTGGTTCGCGTTGCCCGCCACGGTGCTGCTGCCGATGGCTGTCGCCTTCGGGCTCGGTTCGCTCGTGTTCCGCCGCCGGGTCCGGGGCGCGTACTTCGCCATCCTCAGTCAGGCCCTCGCCGCGGCGATGGTGATCCTGCTGATCGGGCAGCAGGGCACCACTGGCGGCACCAACGGGCTCACCGACATCAAGGGCTTCTTCGGGTACGACCTGGACGACCCGGTCAACCAGCGGATGGTGTACTTCATCATCGCCGGCGTCCTGCTGGCGTTGCTCGCCCTGACCCGTCAGCTCATCCAGAGCCGCTACGGCGAGCTGCTGGTGGCGGTCCGCGACGGTGAGGAGCGGGTCCGCTTCCTCGGCTACGACCCGGCGTCGGTCAAGCTCGTGGCGTACGTGGTCGCGGCCGGTATGGCGGGGCTTGCCGGGGCGCTGTTCGTGCCGGCGGTGGGCATCATCTCGCCGGCGCTGATCGGAATCGTCCCGTCGATCGAGTTCGTCATCGGGGTCGCCGTGGGTGGCCGGGCCACGCTGCTCGGCCCGGTGCTCGGCGCGGTGGCGGTGGCCTGGGCGCGTACCGCCCTGTCGGAGCGTTTCCCGGGCACCTGGACGTACCTGCAGGGTCTGCTCTTCGTTGTCGTGGTGGCGTTCCTCCCCGGCGGCCTGGCGTCGCTGTGGGCGCTGACCCGCCGCCGAGACGCCGGCGCGCAGCCGGCGCGGCGCGGGTGGTTGCCGCTGGGTCGACGTCGCGCCGAACGGACGGAGGTGCCGGCGGCATGA
- the urtB gene encoding urea ABC transporter permease subunit UrtB, with the protein MTVLFGQLFTGISIGAVLLLIALGLALTFGQMNVINMAHGEFIMAGAYTTYVLQQSITGAGLSLVVALPVAFVVAGTMGVLLEVLLIRRLYARPLDTLLVTWGVSLMLQQLARDVFGSPNVQTRAPDLLTGNVALPGGLTIANNRLFILALALAAVAALTLALRLTPLGRRIRAVVQNRDLAAVSGIPTARVDRTTFFLGSGLAGLAGVALTLLGPIGPTMGTNLIIDAFLVVVVGGIGQLKGSVIVAFALGVLQATGEYLTTLSVAKVIVFVAIVAFLQWRPQGLFTLRTRSLA; encoded by the coding sequence GTGACAGTCCTCTTCGGTCAACTCTTCACAGGCATCAGTATCGGCGCGGTGCTGCTGCTCATCGCGCTCGGGCTGGCGCTGACCTTCGGCCAGATGAACGTCATCAACATGGCGCACGGCGAGTTCATCATGGCCGGCGCGTACACCACGTACGTCCTGCAACAGAGCATCACCGGCGCGGGCCTGTCGCTCGTGGTCGCGCTGCCTGTGGCGTTCGTGGTCGCCGGCACGATGGGTGTGCTGCTGGAGGTCCTGCTGATCCGCCGGCTCTACGCCCGCCCGCTTGACACCCTCCTGGTCACCTGGGGCGTGTCGCTGATGCTGCAACAGCTCGCCCGCGACGTCTTCGGCAGCCCGAACGTGCAGACCCGCGCGCCCGACCTGCTCACCGGCAACGTGGCGTTGCCCGGCGGGCTGACGATCGCCAACAACCGGCTGTTCATCCTGGCCCTGGCCCTGGCCGCCGTGGCGGCGCTCACCCTGGCGCTGCGGCTCACCCCGCTCGGTCGCCGGATCCGCGCGGTGGTGCAGAACCGCGACCTCGCCGCGGTGTCCGGCATCCCCACCGCCCGGGTCGACCGGACGACGTTCTTCCTCGGCTCCGGCCTGGCCGGGCTCGCCGGGGTGGCGCTCACCCTCCTCGGCCCGATCGGCCCGACCATGGGCACCAACCTGATCATCGACGCCTTCCTGGTGGTCGTGGTCGGCGGGATCGGCCAGCTCAAGGGCAGCGTGATCGTCGCCTTCGCCCTCGGCGTGCTCCAGGCCACCGGGGAGTACCTGACGACCCTCAGCGTCGCCAAGGTGATCGTGTTCGTGGCGATCGTCGCGTTTCTCCAGTGGCGGCCACAGGGCCTGTTCACCCTGCGGACGAGGAGCCTCGCATGA
- the urtA gene encoding urea ABC transporter substrate-binding protein translates to MSLLWSRRILAGAMTLVAAAALTACGSKTSDEGGAAGVTADVSGDTVKVGLLNSLSGTMAISEVTVRDSIMLAVEEINAAGGVLGKKIQPVGEDGASDWPTFAEKAEKLISEDRVAAVFGCWTSASRKAVKPVFEKNKALLFYPVQYEGLEQSPYIFYTGATTNQQIVPGLDYLKAEGAKSVYLVGSDYVFPRTANKIIKAYAAANGMKVLGEDYAPLGSTEFGTIVNKVKSSGADAVFNTLNGDSNVAFFKEYKSAGLTATAMPVVSVSIAEEEVKGIGTQYLEGQLTAWNYYQTTPGAANTKFVAAYKAKYGADKPTSDPMEAAYVSVYLWKAMVEKAGAFDVEKVRTASDGITFDAPEGLVTVDGKTQHIAKTARIGKVGADGLITEVWNSGKPVAPDPYLKTYPWASGLS, encoded by the coding sequence ATGTCACTTCTTTGGAGCCGCCGCATCCTGGCGGGCGCCATGACCCTCGTCGCCGCGGCAGCGCTTACCGCGTGCGGCAGCAAGACCAGTGACGAGGGCGGCGCGGCCGGCGTCACCGCCGACGTCTCCGGCGACACCGTCAAGGTGGGCCTGCTCAACTCGCTCTCCGGCACCATGGCGATCAGCGAGGTCACCGTCCGCGACTCCATCATGCTCGCCGTCGAGGAGATCAACGCGGCTGGCGGCGTGCTCGGCAAGAAGATCCAGCCGGTCGGCGAGGACGGCGCCTCGGACTGGCCGACGTTCGCGGAGAAGGCCGAGAAGCTCATCTCCGAGGACCGGGTCGCCGCCGTCTTCGGCTGCTGGACGTCGGCGAGCCGCAAGGCGGTCAAGCCGGTGTTCGAGAAGAACAAGGCGCTGCTGTTCTACCCGGTGCAGTATGAGGGTCTGGAACAGTCGCCCTACATCTTCTACACGGGGGCGACGACCAACCAGCAGATCGTTCCCGGGCTCGACTACCTCAAGGCCGAGGGGGCGAAGTCGGTCTATCTGGTCGGCAGTGACTACGTCTTTCCCCGCACCGCGAACAAAATCATCAAGGCGTACGCGGCCGCCAACGGGATGAAGGTGCTCGGCGAGGACTACGCGCCGCTGGGGTCCACCGAATTCGGCACGATCGTCAACAAGGTCAAGTCGTCAGGTGCGGACGCCGTGTTCAACACCCTCAACGGTGACAGCAACGTGGCCTTCTTCAAGGAGTACAAGTCGGCCGGCCTCACCGCCACGGCGATGCCTGTGGTGTCGGTGTCGATCGCCGAGGAGGAGGTCAAGGGCATCGGCACCCAGTACCTGGAGGGCCAGCTGACCGCCTGGAACTACTACCAGACCACGCCCGGCGCGGCGAACACGAAGTTCGTGGCCGCGTACAAGGCGAAGTACGGCGCGGACAAGCCGACGAGCGACCCGATGGAGGCCGCCTACGTCAGCGTGTACCTGTGGAAGGCGATGGTCGAGAAGGCGGGCGCGTTCGACGTCGAGAAGGTCCGCACCGCCTCCGACGGGATCACCTTCGACGCGCCGGAGGGCCTGGTCACCGTCGACGGGAAGACCCAGCACATCGCCAAGACCGCCCGCATCGGCAAGGTCGGCGCCGACGGTCTGATCACCGAGGTGTGGAACTCCGGCAAGCCCGTCGCGCCGGACCCGTACCTCAAGACCTACCCGTGGGCGAGCGGCCTGAGCTGA
- a CDS encoding substrate-binding domain-containing protein → MSAPAPPWLTVDRAVVSIALVYPMRGPAGMFGPTCELCAQLAVEEINGCGGVLGREVRLVPVDGGAPPAEVAAEVEALVSVGAVQGVTGWHISSVRQALAPRVAHRVPYVYTALYEGGERTEGVFLTSETPDAQLWPAMRLLAGEQGVRRWFVVGNDYVWPRRTARAAQRYALRGGGRVVGQAFLPLEAHDFDEVLRHIERSEADAVVMLLVGADAVRFNRAFARAGMDQRCLRLSTLMDENMLLASGVGATRRLYSTAGFFAGLVTQENLDFHGEFARRFGVEAPPLGSLGESCYEGVMLLAALIGQARTLDVRAIETAADTVAYHGPRGRLRLRRRHVRQRIYLAEADGLDFTVLAQL, encoded by the coding sequence ATGTCCGCGCCGGCACCGCCGTGGCTCACCGTCGATCGGGCCGTGGTCAGCATCGCGCTTGTGTATCCGATGCGCGGGCCGGCGGGAATGTTCGGCCCGACGTGCGAACTCTGCGCCCAGCTCGCGGTCGAGGAGATCAACGGGTGTGGTGGGGTGCTGGGCCGCGAGGTGCGGCTGGTGCCGGTCGATGGTGGCGCTCCGCCGGCCGAGGTGGCCGCCGAGGTCGAGGCGCTGGTGTCGGTGGGCGCGGTGCAGGGCGTGACCGGTTGGCACATCTCCTCGGTGCGGCAGGCGTTGGCGCCCCGGGTGGCGCACCGGGTGCCGTACGTCTACACCGCACTCTACGAGGGCGGTGAGCGTACCGAGGGGGTCTTCCTGACCAGCGAGACGCCGGATGCCCAGCTGTGGCCCGCGATGCGGCTCCTCGCCGGGGAGCAGGGGGTACGGCGCTGGTTCGTGGTCGGCAACGACTACGTGTGGCCGCGCCGCACCGCGCGGGCGGCCCAGCGGTACGCGTTGCGCGGCGGTGGGCGGGTGGTGGGGCAGGCGTTCCTGCCGTTGGAGGCGCACGACTTCGACGAGGTGCTGCGCCACATCGAGCGCAGCGAGGCCGACGCGGTGGTGATGCTGCTCGTCGGCGCCGACGCGGTGCGGTTCAACAGGGCGTTCGCCCGCGCCGGGATGGACCAGCGCTGCCTGCGGCTGAGCACCCTCATGGACGAGAACATGCTGCTGGCCAGCGGTGTCGGCGCGACGCGGCGGCTCTACAGCACGGCGGGCTTCTTCGCCGGCCTCGTGACGCAGGAGAACCTCGACTTCCACGGTGAGTTCGCCCGCCGGTTCGGGGTGGAGGCGCCGCCGTTGGGCAGCCTGGGGGAGTCCTGCTACGAGGGCGTGATGCTGCTCGCCGCCCTGATCGGGCAGGCCCGCACCCTCGACGTGCGGGCGATCGAGACGGCCGCCGACACGGTGGCGTACCACGGTCCGCGCGGTCGGCTGCGTCTGCGGCGGCGGCACGTGCGGCAGCGGATCTACCTTGCCGAGGCCGATGGCCTCGACTTCACGGTGCTCGCCCAGCTCTGA
- a CDS encoding MarR family winged helix-turn-helix transcriptional regulator: MSDVPGAPADLLRSLTRAERLLSRRLGAVLADEELTTEAWRVLCLLADGQGHPMSEVSAEASLPPGTLTKLVDQLVDRNLVFRRIDPLDRRRIRAYLTARGRREHARLDERVRASLADLGVPADPALIGQLDDLIDRLDPARRRDHAEATGPHR, translated from the coding sequence ATGTCAGATGTGCCCGGGGCGCCAGCCGACCTGCTGCGCTCGCTCACCCGCGCCGAACGGCTGCTCTCCCGCCGGCTGGGCGCCGTCCTGGCCGACGAAGAGCTGACCACCGAGGCGTGGCGGGTGCTCTGCCTGCTCGCCGACGGCCAGGGTCATCCGATGAGCGAGGTGTCCGCCGAGGCGTCGCTGCCGCCGGGCACCCTCACCAAGCTGGTCGACCAACTCGTCGACCGTAACCTCGTCTTCCGGCGGATCGACCCCCTGGACCGCCGACGGATCCGCGCCTACCTGACCGCCCGTGGCCGCCGCGAACACGCCCGCCTCGACGAGCGGGTCCGGGCCAGCCTCGCCGACCTGGGCGTACCGGCCGACCCCGCCCTCATCGGCCAGCTCGACGACCTGATCGACCGCCTCGACCCGGCCCGCCGCCGCGACCACGCCGAAGCAACGGGCCCGCACCGCTGA
- a CDS encoding urease accessory protein UreD translates to MRAFARLVARADGRGGTVLTEVHGETPLLLRQTPGDGGVATVHVVGGAAGPLAGDDLRLEIDVGPGAAVRVHSVAASVALPGRPGAVSRMAVRAVVHDGAALHWLPEQLVAAAGCAHLAESRIELAAGARLSWRDELICGRYGEMPGCAVVHTRVDYDGRPLLRQSLAVGPQAPGWAGPAVLGGAPATGSLLVVDPLRPAEPAEVRAGGTVARLPLAGGPATLWTATAPDAHTLRAHLSVWP, encoded by the coding sequence ATGCGAGCGTTCGCCCGGCTGGTGGCTCGCGCCGACGGCCGGGGCGGCACGGTCCTGACCGAGGTGCACGGCGAGACGCCGCTGTTGTTACGGCAGACGCCTGGCGACGGCGGCGTCGCGACAGTGCACGTCGTGGGCGGCGCCGCCGGCCCGCTCGCCGGCGACGACCTCCGCCTGGAGATCGACGTGGGGCCGGGAGCGGCGGTACGGGTGCACAGCGTCGCCGCGTCGGTCGCCCTGCCCGGCCGGCCCGGGGCGGTGTCGCGGATGGCGGTGCGGGCGGTGGTGCACGACGGCGCGGCCCTGCACTGGCTGCCCGAGCAACTGGTCGCGGCGGCCGGCTGCGCCCACCTCGCCGAATCCCGGATCGAGCTGGCCGCCGGGGCGAGGCTGAGCTGGCGGGACGAGTTGATCTGCGGCCGGTACGGCGAAATGCCCGGGTGCGCCGTCGTACACACCCGGGTCGACTACGACGGTCGACCGCTGCTGCGTCAGTCGCTGGCCGTGGGACCGCAGGCACCCGGCTGGGCCGGACCGGCCGTTCTCGGCGGGGCCCCGGCCACCGGCTCGTTGCTGGTGGTCGACCCGTTGCGACCCGCCGAGCCAGCCGAGGTACGCGCCGGCGGGACCGTCGCCCGTCTGCCACTCGCCGGAGGCCCGGCGACACTGTGGACCGCGACCGCGCCTGACGCGCACACCCTGCGCGCACACCTCAGCGTCTGGCCGTGA
- the ureG gene encoding urease accessory protein UreG: MRPDTVEPTAVPAVVPAAGPIPPHDETVPHTHPEPGVDPHPPLARSGRALRVGIGGPVGSGKTALVAALCRAFADELRLGVVTNDIYTTEDADFLKRAGVLDPSRIRAVETGCCPHTAIRDDIGANLDAVDELAEALGPLDLVLVESGGDNLTATFSRGLVDRQIFVVDVAGGDKVPRKGGPGVTSADLLVINKTDLAPMVGADLAVMDRDARARRGDLPTLFLSIVGDPTAGRVADWIRHELAHHAALHPVTAPAGPA; encoded by the coding sequence TTGCGTCCTGACACTGTTGAGCCGACCGCTGTACCCGCCGTTGTGCCCGCCGCCGGGCCGATCCCGCCGCACGACGAGACCGTTCCGCACACCCATCCCGAACCGGGGGTGGACCCGCACCCGCCGCTGGCGCGGTCGGGCCGCGCGCTGCGGGTCGGCATCGGCGGGCCGGTCGGATCAGGTAAGACCGCCCTGGTGGCCGCCCTCTGCCGGGCGTTCGCCGACGAGTTGCGGCTCGGCGTGGTGACCAACGACATCTACACGACCGAGGACGCCGACTTCCTCAAGCGGGCCGGCGTCCTGGACCCGAGCCGGATCCGCGCCGTGGAGACCGGCTGCTGCCCGCACACCGCCATCCGCGACGACATCGGCGCCAACCTCGACGCCGTGGACGAGCTGGCCGAGGCGCTCGGCCCGCTGGACCTGGTGCTGGTGGAGAGCGGCGGAGACAACCTGACAGCCACATTCAGCCGGGGCCTGGTCGACCGGCAGATCTTCGTGGTCGACGTGGCCGGCGGGGACAAGGTGCCGCGCAAGGGCGGTCCCGGGGTCACGTCCGCGGACCTGCTCGTGATCAACAAGACCGATCTGGCGCCCATGGTGGGCGCCGACCTCGCGGTGATGGACCGGGACGCGCGGGCCCGCCGCGGGGACCTCCCCACCCTCTTCCTGTCGATCGTCGGCGACCCGACGGCGGGTCGGGTCGCCGACTGGATCCGGCACGAGCTGGCCCACCACGCGGCCCTGCACCCCGTCACCGCGCCGGCCGGCCCGGCCTGA
- a CDS encoding urease accessory protein UreF: MATSSLLLLLADGRFPAGAHAHSGGLEAAVAAGRVTDLASLESFLVGRLTTAGLVGAAFAAAAHRVALPVGAATAAPAQPSARPLGRGHPAGRSGAPADPAGVGAARDAFTENGVRSGAPDGSAARSRALAQLDAELDARTAAPALRAVSRRQGRALLRAGRAIWPQASFGDLPATPGGAHQPLVLGLLCAAAGLSRTETATVAAYGTVTGAASAGVRLLGLDPYQVQAVLVGLADLCDGTAADAARAADDPPERLPAAAAPLADIHAEAHATWEVRLFAS, from the coding sequence ATGGCGACGTCGAGCCTGCTCCTGTTGCTGGCCGACGGACGCTTCCCGGCCGGCGCGCACGCGCACTCCGGCGGCCTGGAGGCGGCCGTCGCCGCCGGCCGGGTCACCGACCTGGCCTCGTTGGAGTCGTTCCTGGTCGGCCGGCTTACCACCGCCGGGCTGGTCGGGGCCGCGTTCGCGGCGGCGGCACACCGGGTGGCACTGCCGGTCGGCGCCGCCACCGCCGCCCCGGCCCAGCCCAGCGCGCGACCGCTCGGACGGGGCCATCCGGCCGGGCGGTCGGGTGCGCCGGCCGATCCTGCCGGGGTCGGCGCGGCGCGCGACGCGTTCACCGAGAACGGCGTGCGGTCGGGTGCGCCGGACGGTTCTGCCGCGCGGTCGCGTGCGTTGGCCCAGCTCGACGCGGAGTTGGACGCGCGGACCGCCGCGCCGGCGCTGCGCGCGGTGTCCCGCCGCCAGGGGCGGGCGCTGCTGCGCGCCGGACGGGCCATCTGGCCGCAGGCGTCGTTCGGTGACCTGCCCGCCACACCCGGGGGAGCGCACCAGCCGCTGGTGCTCGGGCTGCTCTGCGCCGCCGCCGGGTTGAGCCGCACCGAGACCGCCACGGTCGCCGCGTACGGGACGGTGACCGGTGCGGCCAGTGCCGGCGTACGTCTGCTCGGCCTCGACCCCTACCAGGTCCAGGCAGTACTCGTCGGCCTCGCCGACCTCTGCGACGGCACCGCCGCCGACGCGGCACGTGCCGCCGACGATCCACCCGAGCGGCTGCCGGCCGCCGCCGCCCCGCTCGCCGACATCCATGCCGAAGCCCACGCCACCTGGGAGGTGCGTCTCTTTGCGTCCTGA
- a CDS encoding urease subunit alpha encodes MSAVRRDRYIDLYGPTTGDRIRLADTSLLIEVETDHCVGGDEAVFGGGKVIRESMGQSRATRAEGALDTVITGAVVLDHWGVVKADVGLRDGRIVALGRAGNPDTMPGVHPDLVIGPATEVIAGNGRILTAGAVDTHVHFICPQIVTEALASGITTLVGGGTGPAEGTRATTVTPNAWHLARMHEALDTLPVNVLLLGKGNTVSTEALWEQLRAGAGGFKLHEDWGTTPAAIDACLRVADASGVQVSIHTDTLNEAGFVADTLRAIGGRAIHSYHTEGAGGGHAPDIITVASEPNVLPSSTNPTRPYTRNTLAEHLDMLMVCHHLNPSVPEDLAFAESRIRPSTMAAEDLLHDLGAISIIGSDAQAMGRVGEVILRTWQSAHVMKERVGALPGDGAADNHRARRYVAKYTICAAMANGLEREIGSVEPGKLADLVLWDPAFFGVRPHLVLKGGMIAYAQMGDANASIPTPQPMLPRPMFGAYGAAAAATSLTFVAPAALDAGLRLDVRRRVVPVADVRSRGKADLPENNAMPHIEVDPDTFTVRIDGQVVEPDPVPQLPMAQRYFLF; translated from the coding sequence GTGAGCGCCGTGCGGCGGGACCGCTACATCGACCTGTACGGGCCCACCACCGGCGACCGCATCCGCCTTGCCGACACGAGCCTGCTGATCGAGGTGGAGACCGACCACTGCGTCGGCGGCGACGAGGCCGTCTTCGGTGGTGGGAAGGTGATCCGCGAGTCGATGGGGCAGTCGCGGGCCACCCGCGCCGAAGGCGCCCTCGACACCGTCATCACCGGCGCCGTCGTGCTCGACCACTGGGGTGTGGTCAAGGCCGACGTGGGGCTGCGGGACGGGCGGATCGTCGCCCTCGGCCGGGCCGGCAACCCGGACACCATGCCCGGCGTGCACCCCGACCTGGTCATCGGCCCGGCCACCGAGGTGATCGCCGGCAACGGCCGGATCCTCACCGCCGGTGCCGTCGACACCCACGTGCACTTCATCTGCCCGCAGATCGTCACCGAGGCGCTTGCCAGCGGCATCACCACGCTCGTGGGCGGCGGCACCGGACCCGCCGAGGGCACCCGGGCCACCACTGTCACCCCGAACGCCTGGCACCTGGCCCGGATGCACGAGGCGCTGGACACGCTGCCGGTAAACGTGCTGCTGCTCGGCAAGGGCAACACCGTCTCCACCGAGGCGCTCTGGGAGCAGCTTCGGGCGGGCGCGGGCGGTTTCAAACTGCACGAGGACTGGGGCACCACTCCGGCGGCGATCGACGCCTGCCTGCGGGTGGCGGACGCCTCCGGGGTGCAGGTGTCGATCCACACCGACACCCTCAACGAGGCCGGGTTCGTGGCCGACACGCTGCGCGCGATCGGTGGACGGGCGATCCACTCGTACCACACCGAGGGAGCGGGAGGCGGGCACGCGCCGGACATCATCACGGTGGCCAGCGAGCCGAACGTGCTGCCGTCGTCGACCAACCCGACCCGCCCGTACACCCGGAACACCCTCGCCGAGCACCTGGACATGCTGATGGTCTGCCACCATCTCAACCCGTCCGTACCGGAGGACCTGGCCTTCGCCGAGAGCCGGATCCGACCATCCACAATGGCCGCCGAGGACCTGCTGCACGACCTCGGCGCGATCTCCATCATCGGCTCCGACGCGCAGGCGATGGGCCGGGTGGGCGAGGTGATCCTGCGGACCTGGCAGAGCGCCCACGTCATGAAGGAACGGGTGGGCGCGCTGCCGGGCGACGGCGCGGCAGACAACCACCGTGCGCGACGGTACGTGGCGAAGTACACCATCTGCGCGGCGATGGCCAACGGGCTGGAGCGGGAGATCGGCTCGGTCGAGCCCGGCAAGCTCGCCGACCTGGTGCTCTGGGATCCGGCGTTCTTCGGCGTACGACCGCACCTCGTGCTCAAGGGCGGCATGATCGCGTACGCCCAGATGGGTGACGCCAACGCGTCGATCCCGACGCCGCAGCCGATGCTGCCGCGGCCGATGTTCGGGGCGTACGGGGCCGCGGCGGCCGCCACCAGTCTGACGTTCGTGGCGCCGGCCGCCCTGGACGCCGGTCTGCGTCTGGACGTGCGGCGGCGGGTGGTGCCGGTCGCCGACGTGCGGTCCAGGGGCAAGGCCGACCTGCCGGAGAACAACGCCATGCCGCACATCGAGGTGGACCCGGACACCTTCACCGTGCGGATCGACGGCCAGGTGGTGGAGCCGGACCCGGTGCCCCAGCTGCCGATGGCCCAGCGGTACTTCCTGTTCTGA
- a CDS encoding urease subunit beta → MIPGEILPAASPVEINVGRPVTTVVVVNTADRPVQVGSHYHFAETNPALAFDRGAAWGQRLAVPAGTSVRFEPGVSRSVDLVPLGGARIVPGLRGECAGPLDEAPPATPTSGARGTDAPATDVAAADGPAR, encoded by the coding sequence GTGATCCCGGGAGAGATCCTGCCGGCGGCCAGCCCGGTCGAGATCAACGTGGGTCGGCCGGTTACCACAGTGGTCGTGGTCAACACCGCCGACCGGCCGGTGCAGGTGGGTTCGCACTACCACTTCGCGGAGACCAACCCCGCCCTGGCCTTCGATAGGGGTGCCGCCTGGGGGCAGCGCCTCGCCGTACCGGCGGGCACCTCGGTCCGTTTCGAGCCGGGCGTCAGTCGCAGCGTTGACCTGGTCCCGCTCGGTGGCGCGCGCATCGTGCCGGGCCTGCGCGGGGAGTGCGCCGGACCGCTGGACGAGGCACCCCCGGCCACGCCGACGAGCGGCGCGCGAGGAACCGACGCGCCGGCGACCGACGTGGCGGCGGCCGACGGGCCGGCGCGGTGA
- a CDS encoding urease subunit gamma codes for MFLSPHEQDRLLVHVAADVARRRRERGLRLNYPEAVAMITAFLLEGARDGRSVVDLMSAGRTVLGRDDVQDGIAELLREVQVEATFPDGTKLVTVHHPIP; via the coding sequence GTGTTCCTCAGCCCGCACGAGCAGGACCGCCTGCTCGTCCACGTCGCGGCCGATGTCGCCCGCCGCCGCCGCGAACGCGGCCTGCGCCTCAACTATCCCGAAGCCGTTGCGATGATCACCGCCTTCCTGCTCGAAGGGGCCCGCGACGGCCGGTCGGTGGTCGACCTCATGTCGGCCGGCCGGACCGTGCTCGGCCGCGACGACGTCCAGGACGGCATCGCCGAGCTGCTGAGGGAGGTGCAGGTGGAGGCGACGTTCCCGGACGGCACCAAGCTCGTGACGGTGCACCACCCGATCCCGTGA